The following DNA comes from Halorubrum sp. BV1.
AGTATACCACTAACCCACGGTCCCACACCTATATCTATCCGCATCGGCCGCTAAAGCGTTTCGTTGCGTCTCGACCCGCGTGGACGGTTCGCACGCATCTCCCGTCGGTTCGCCGCGGGCTCACTCCTCGTCGTCGCGCAGTTCGAGATCGGCGACGATCTGGTACGGATCGGTCCCCTTCCGGATCGCATCGAGGATGAAAAAAGCCTCGTCGGGTGCGAGAAAGTGCCTCGTGATCCCGCGACCGAGCGGCGTCGGATCGAACCCGTCGATGAACTCCCACTCCAGCAGCTTCCCGATCGCGTGTTTTGTCGGAACCTCGCCGATCATCCGATCGTTGAGGCGCTTGGCCTTCTTGCCGGCGACGACGACGTTTGCGAGCGTCTCCTCGACCGCCGCCGTCTCGTCGTAGTGCGTCGAGACGTCTTCCATCTCGCCTTTGAGCAGGGTAAAAGCGACCTCGTCTTCCGTGCGCTCCATGGAGTTGTGGTAGACGCCGTCGGGCTCGACGAGGAGGTACACTCGCCCGCGGTCGTGATAGTCCGGTCGCCCGGCCCGACCGAGCATCTGGGAGAACTCCTGTACGGAGAGCCACTCGATCCCCATCGCCAGCGAGTCGAAGATCACCTGCGAGGCGGGAAAGTCGACCCCAGCGGCGAGCGCCGCCGTCGTAACGACCGCGGACAGATCCTGATTTCCGAACTGTCGTTCCACCTGCTTGCGGCGTTTATAGTCGAGGCCGGCGTGGTACGGCGCGGAGTCGTACCTGAGCTTCCGGCTGATCTCGTGGCATCGGCGGCGGGAGTTGGTGAAGATGATCGTCTGCCCGCGGTACCCCTTCGACGACTTCTGATCGAACTCCCGCTTGACGAGCTTGTCGGCGATGTCGGCTTTCTCCCGGCTGTCGGCGAAGGTGACGTGGCGCTCGATCGGGACGGGCCGTTCCTCGAACTCGATCAGCGTCGCCCGCAGCTTCTCGGCAAGCCACTCGGGATTCCCGACCGTCGCCGAGAGGTAGACGAACTGCGTGCCGTCGTACCCCGAGTGCGTCTCCATCCGGTCTTCGCTGTAGTACTTCAGCCGCGAGATGAGCCCGTCGAGCCGGTGGCCGCGCTCGCCTTCCTTCAGCGTATGGACCTCGTCGATGACGACCGTCCCCACGTCGCCGAGGTCCTTGCCGGTCCGGAGCGCGTGGTCTATCCCCTCGTAGGTGCCGACGATCACGTCGGCGTTCGGGTCGAATCGGTTGCCGTCATCGTTCACCCGGGAGGATCCGACGCGGATCGAGACGTCGAGCAAGTGGCCGTAGCGGTCCTCGAAGTCCTCGTGCTTCTGGTTGGCGAGCGCGACGAGCGGGACTAAAAAGAGGAGCTTCCCGTTTCCCTTCAGCGCGCGGTCGATCCCGGTCAGCTCGCCGACGAGCGTCTTCCCCGTCGCGGTCGCGCTCACGACGAGCTGGTCGTCGCCATCGAGCAGACCGTTCCGCACCGAGAGGCTCTGTACCGGAAGCAGTTCGTCGAACCGTCCCTGGACGTGGTCCGCGAGATCGGGGTGGAGATCCAGATCGGCGGTCGACACCGGCGAGACGTCGTCGACGTTCGCAGACACTTCGTCGTACTTCGTGAGGTCGGGATCGAGCCCGCCCTGTAGCAGATTGACGATCCGGTCTAAATCACCGGACTCGTACAGCAGTTCTTCGAGACGCTCCTCGGCCGCGCCCGTGAACTCCCCTTTGTACGACAACTCCCGCTCCAGTTCCCGCCGAGCACAGTCTTGACAGATCAACTCGTCGTTGTGCTCGATCGCGGTGTCGGCCGTGATCGGGCCGTACCGCCCGTCGTTCGCACACCGCCGACAGGTTCGCACGGTGAGCGACTCCAGCTGGTAGCCGTCAAACATCGCTTCGAGGCGCTCGCGGTTCTCCGGGGCAGTCTGCTCTGATATCCGAATTCGATCGGCCGCACGCGCGAGATCGACGAACTCGTCGGGGCGGCGGGGATGGTCCTCCCCGTCGCGAACGACGCGGAACTTTCCCGGTCGGGGGCCAGCCGACGTCTCCTTGAGTTCGAGCCGCCCGCGGAGCACGCGGCTCCCGTCGCGGGTGGCGACAACGGTGTAGTCGCTCCGCGCCTCGTGGAGAAAGAGCGTCTCGACCTCGGCCAACTGCTGTGACACTACTCGCCGGTACGCGAGCGAGGTATTTCAGGAGTTCGGCTCGTCGTCTCTCCGCCGTCGCCGCCGGCGCGTCGTCGCCGCGAGCGCGGCTCTGGCGGCGCGGCTGATGACGTTCGAACTAGTCTGGAAAACGCCGCGCGGTCGTCTACGAGACGAGCAGCTTCTCGCCGCGTTCGACCGTGATGCGGCACGGCGGCGAGAGCTTGTTGTACGCGCGGCGGAAGGCCTCCTTTACGACGGGTGCCTGCTCGACGTCGCAGTAGGCGGTGAAGACGATGTCGTCTTTGTTCAGTCGCGCGGCGGTCCCGACCGGCTTGCCGAACGCCTGTCGCATTCCGTCGGAGACACGGTCCGCGCCAGCGCCGGTCGCCTGCTTGTTCTCCCGAATGACTTGGTGGGGGAACTTGCGCAGCGTCATCTTGTAGTTGCCCTCGCCGAGCTCTTTGATGAGGTGGCGGTTCGCGGAGAGGCGCGCGCTCTCTAGGGACCCGTGTCGGATCTGAAGCTCCTCTTCGACGCGAAGGCTG
Coding sequences within:
- a CDS encoding DEAD/DEAH box helicase; this encodes MSQQLAEVETLFLHEARSDYTVVATRDGSRVLRGRLELKETSAGPRPGKFRVVRDGEDHPRRPDEFVDLARAADRIRISEQTAPENRERLEAMFDGYQLESLTVRTCRRCANDGRYGPITADTAIEHNDELICQDCARRELERELSYKGEFTGAAEERLEELLYESGDLDRIVNLLQGGLDPDLTKYDEVSANVDDVSPVSTADLDLHPDLADHVQGRFDELLPVQSLSVRNGLLDGDDQLVVSATATGKTLVGELTGIDRALKGNGKLLFLVPLVALANQKHEDFEDRYGHLLDVSIRVGSSRVNDDGNRFDPNADVIVGTYEGIDHALRTGKDLGDVGTVVIDEVHTLKEGERGHRLDGLISRLKYYSEDRMETHSGYDGTQFVYLSATVGNPEWLAEKLRATLIEFEERPVPIERHVTFADSREKADIADKLVKREFDQKSSKGYRGQTIIFTNSRRRCHEISRKLRYDSAPYHAGLDYKRRKQVERQFGNQDLSAVVTTAALAAGVDFPASQVIFDSLAMGIEWLSVQEFSQMLGRAGRPDYHDRGRVYLLVEPDGVYHNSMERTEDEVAFTLLKGEMEDVSTHYDETAAVEETLANVVVAGKKAKRLNDRMIGEVPTKHAIGKLLEWEFIDGFDPTPLGRGITRHFLAPDEAFFILDAIRKGTDPYQIVADLELRDDEE
- a CDS encoding 50S ribosomal protein L16, giving the protein MSDKPASMYRTIDKPSYTRREYITGIPGSKIAQHNMGDLSTEPDDYPVQISLRVEEELQIRHGSLESARLSANRHLIKELGEGNYKMTLRKFPHQVIRENKQATGAGADRVSDGMRQAFGKPVGTAARLNKDDIVFTAYCDVEQAPVVKEAFRRAYNKLSPPCRITVERGEKLLVS